One genomic region from Pseudoduganella dura encodes:
- a CDS encoding DUF350 domain-containing protein, translated as MFAVANYLIHLCIAAALLAVFFKAYTWMTPYDEVHLIRQGNHAAALSLGGALLGFSLTIASGLLHTRNYQEFFAWAFGAMVVQALAYAVTTRALKMAKDQIEAGNSAFGALLGTISLSIGGINAACIS; from the coding sequence ATGTTTGCCGTTGCCAACTACCTGATCCACCTGTGCATCGCCGCGGCCCTGCTTGCCGTGTTCTTCAAGGCCTACACATGGATGACGCCTTATGACGAGGTGCACCTGATCCGGCAAGGCAACCACGCCGCGGCACTGTCGCTGGGCGGCGCGCTGCTGGGCTTTTCGCTGACGATCGCCTCGGGCCTGCTGCACACGCGGAACTACCAGGAATTCTTTGCATGGGCCTTCGGCGCGATGGTCGTACAGGCGCTGGCGTATGCCGTGACCACGCGCGCGCTGAAAATGGCCAAAGACCAGATCGAGGCCGGCAACAGCGCGTTCGGCGCGCTGCTCGGCACGATTTCCCTTTCCATCGGCGGCATCAATGCCGCCTGTATTTCCTGA
- a CDS encoding SPFH domain-containing protein, whose translation MGIGSFIKKQFIDVLQWNEDQEGVLAWRYPMQDFEIQNGGVLVVRESQVAVFVNEGQIADVFGPGTHKLTTQTLPVLTNLKNWDKLFDSPFKSDVYFFSTRVQTGRKWGTPQPVTIRDKDFDMIRVRAFGMYSYRVTDARKFFTEISGTREAYTRDEVEEQLRGILLSTMASSIGGSNVAFLDMAANQALMAQEIKGDLADAFARYGIGLDEFNVASVSLPEELQQALDDRISAGMKGGLSADKMAGFTRYQTATAIPLAAQNEGGIAGIGAGLGAGVTIGQAMGQAVGASLAPAAPQAAPAPVPAPAAEDPIEARLQKLKGLLDKGLISAADYDSTKAELLKKLIG comes from the coding sequence ATGGGTATCGGCAGCTTTATCAAGAAACAGTTCATCGACGTCCTGCAGTGGAACGAAGACCAGGAAGGCGTGCTGGCCTGGCGCTATCCGATGCAGGATTTCGAGATCCAGAACGGCGGCGTGCTGGTGGTGCGCGAGTCGCAGGTGGCGGTGTTCGTCAACGAAGGCCAGATCGCCGACGTGTTCGGCCCCGGCACGCACAAGCTGACGACGCAGACGCTGCCCGTGCTGACCAACCTGAAAAACTGGGACAAGCTGTTCGATTCACCGTTCAAGTCCGACGTGTATTTCTTCAGCACGCGCGTGCAGACGGGGCGCAAGTGGGGCACGCCGCAGCCGGTGACGATCCGCGACAAGGATTTCGACATGATCCGCGTGCGCGCCTTCGGCATGTATTCCTACCGCGTGACGGACGCCCGCAAGTTCTTCACCGAGATCAGCGGCACCCGCGAGGCTTACACGCGCGACGAAGTGGAAGAGCAGTTGCGCGGCATCCTGCTGTCCACGATGGCCAGCTCGATCGGCGGCTCGAACGTAGCCTTCCTCGACATGGCGGCGAACCAGGCGCTGATGGCGCAGGAAATCAAGGGTGACCTGGCCGACGCGTTCGCGCGCTACGGCATCGGCCTCGACGAGTTCAACGTGGCTTCCGTGAGCCTGCCGGAAGAACTGCAGCAGGCGCTGGACGACCGCATCTCGGCCGGCATGAAGGGCGGCCTGTCGGCCGACAAGATGGCCGGTTTCACGCGTTACCAGACCGCCACCGCGATTCCGCTGGCGGCGCAGAACGAAGGCGGCATCGCCGGCATCGGGGCCGGGCTCGGGGCCGGGGTGACGATCGGCCAGGCGATGGGCCAGGCGGTCGGCGCTTCGCTGGCGCCGGCCGCGCCGCAAGCCGCGCCCGCGCCGGTGCCGGCACCGGCAGCGGAAGACCCGATCGAAGCCCGCCTGCAAAAGCTGAAAGGCTTGCTGGACAAGGGCCTGATCTCCGCCGCCGACTATGACAGCACGAAAGCCGAGCTGCTGAAGAAACTGATCGGCTAG
- a CDS encoding DUF4178 domain-containing protein produces the protein MLTLSCPSCGAEVRFRSHAAVMAVCEYCRTGVLKDPGDVGDLGKISEVLEDYSPIQPGTSGIWGSRPFTVLGRLQLRYDAGFWNEWYLLFDDGASGWLGDASGQFTITVLRQAEGPLPAFGDLVPGNHVTVGGERYMAADVRTARCTGGQGELPFRVGPGWEAKVADLRAGSAFLTLDYSEGPTPLVYAGVPVTLDGLRPQLLRDDLEIQRTAGRFRGKVTALDCPSCGGAIKYLPGMTANLVCPACRAQLDAASPEIEVLRAGERVDAVATTLPLGTEGTLGNQKLAVIGVMRREDDEGTAWTEYLLYGSRAGFTWLVETDDGWQRSDVLDAWPAWHGESATLDNVDYRRLYEYPARVTFAAGAFNWRVEVGDVAQVEEFRQGQTTLAAERSAHEITWSRSKPVAWDQLQAWFPDTLKAKAAPPRASGKPTGGTPYRDAARMLIIATGVVNAIPLMFNFGGTFAYSVLAALALYLPAVFLDNNDNA, from the coding sequence TTGCTGACTCTCTCTTGTCCCAGCTGCGGCGCCGAGGTGCGCTTCCGCTCGCACGCGGCCGTGATGGCCGTGTGCGAGTACTGCCGTACCGGCGTGCTCAAGGACCCGGGCGACGTCGGCGACCTGGGCAAGATTTCCGAAGTCCTGGAAGACTATTCGCCAATCCAGCCCGGCACCTCGGGCATCTGGGGCAGCCGGCCATTCACCGTCCTCGGCCGGCTGCAGCTGCGCTATGACGCCGGCTTCTGGAACGAGTGGTACCTGCTGTTCGACGATGGCGCAAGCGGCTGGCTGGGCGACGCTTCCGGCCAGTTCACGATCACCGTGCTGCGGCAGGCCGAAGGCCCCCTGCCCGCTTTCGGCGACCTGGTGCCCGGCAATCACGTCACGGTCGGCGGCGAGCGTTACATGGCGGCGGACGTGCGCACCGCCCGCTGCACGGGCGGCCAGGGCGAGCTGCCGTTCCGCGTGGGTCCAGGCTGGGAAGCGAAGGTGGCCGACCTGCGCGCCGGCAGCGCTTTCCTGACGCTCGACTATTCGGAAGGCCCCACGCCGCTGGTGTATGCCGGCGTGCCGGTCACGCTGGACGGCCTGCGCCCGCAGCTGCTGCGCGACGACCTGGAAATCCAGCGCACCGCCGGCCGCTTCCGCGGCAAGGTGACGGCGCTCGATTGCCCATCGTGCGGCGGCGCCATCAAGTATTTGCCGGGCATGACCGCCAATCTCGTCTGCCCCGCCTGCCGCGCGCAGCTCGACGCGGCCAGCCCGGAGATCGAAGTGCTGCGCGCCGGTGAACGGGTCGATGCCGTCGCCACCACGCTGCCGCTCGGCACGGAAGGCACGCTGGGCAACCAGAAGCTCGCCGTGATCGGCGTGATGCGCCGCGAGGATGACGAAGGCACGGCGTGGACCGAGTACCTGCTGTACGGCAGCCGCGCCGGCTTCACGTGGCTGGTCGAGACGGACGACGGCTGGCAGCGCTCCGACGTGCTGGACGCCTGGCCCGCGTGGCACGGCGAATCGGCCACGCTGGACAATGTCGACTACCGCCGGTTATACGAATACCCGGCGCGTGTGACGTTCGCCGCCGGTGCCTTCAACTGGCGTGTCGAGGTAGGCGACGTGGCGCAGGTCGAAGAATTCAGGCAGGGCCAGACCACGCTGGCGGCGGAGCGCAGCGCACATGAAATCACGTGGTCGCGCTCGAAACCGGTGGCATGGGACCAGTTGCAGGCATGGTTCCCGGATACGCTGAAAGCGAAGGCCGCGCCGCCGCGCGCGTCGGGCAAGCCGACGGGCGGCACCCCCTACCGCGATGCCGCGCGGATGCTGATCATTGCCACCGGCGTGGTGAACGCGATCCCGCTGATGTTCAATTTCGGCGGCACGTTTGCGTATTCCGTGCTGGCCGCGCTGGCGCTGTACCTGCCGGCGGTTTTCCTGGATAACAACGACAACGCATGA
- the speD gene encoding adenosylmethionine decarboxylase, which translates to MSGSPATIYKAEGTHLLADLSGVAPALLTGCDGIEALLRTAAQAAGAHILHSHFHAFGPGLGVTGVVLLAESHISIHTWPEQAFAAVDIFMCGAAAPQRALAVLRNALAPAHCRVRTVQRSAIDEPVTG; encoded by the coding sequence GTGAGCGGGTCACCAGCCACCATCTACAAGGCCGAGGGAACTCATCTGCTGGCCGATCTGTCCGGCGTGGCGCCGGCGCTGTTGACCGGCTGTGACGGGATCGAAGCGCTGTTGCGCACGGCGGCGCAAGCGGCCGGCGCGCATATCCTGCACAGCCATTTTCATGCGTTCGGGCCCGGGCTCGGCGTGACCGGCGTGGTACTGCTGGCCGAATCGCATATTTCGATCCACACCTGGCCCGAGCAGGCATTCGCCGCGGTCGATATCTTCATGTGCGGGGCCGCCGCGCCCCAGCGCGCACTGGCCGTGCTGCGCAACGCCCTGGCGCCGGCGCACTGCCGCGTGCGCACCGTGCAACGCAGTGCGATCGACGAACCGGTCACGGGGTAG
- a CDS encoding VOC family protein, with translation MFHHLGIVVTDFPRSMALYDACLAPLGIRRTETDMDWCIYAAEGGQPFIWLGSEIPTYWRAGHQAGNAPLHIAFAAPDQEAVDRFYAAAMEHGAEDHGPPGLRVGAGHYYSAYMLDFDGNNIEATIREK, from the coding sequence ATGTTTCATCATCTCGGTATTGTCGTGACAGATTTCCCGCGCAGCATGGCGTTGTACGACGCCTGCCTCGCGCCACTGGGAATCCGCCGCACGGAGACCGACATGGACTGGTGTATTTATGCGGCCGAAGGAGGCCAGCCGTTTATCTGGCTCGGGTCCGAAATTCCCACTTACTGGCGGGCCGGGCACCAGGCCGGCAATGCGCCGCTGCATATCGCCTTCGCGGCCCCCGACCAGGAAGCCGTCGACAGGTTTTATGCCGCGGCGATGGAACACGGTGCCGAAGATCACGGCCCGCCCGGCTTGCGGGTCGGCGCGGGCCATTATTACAGCGCCTATATGCTGGACTTCGACGGCAACAATATCGAGGCGACGATCAGGGAGAAATAA
- a CDS encoding F0F1 ATP synthase subunit epsilon translates to MANTIHVDVVSAEELIFSGEATFVALPGEQGELGIYPKHTPLITRIRPGAVRIQVLGKSEEEFVFVAGGLLEVQPNAVTVLADTAIRGGDLDEAKAQAAKKLAEESLANNQTGIDYAKAQAELAAAIGQLAAIAKLRQNKH, encoded by the coding sequence ATGGCAAACACTATTCACGTCGATGTGGTCTCGGCAGAAGAGCTGATCTTCTCCGGCGAAGCCACCTTCGTCGCGTTGCCGGGCGAGCAGGGCGAGCTGGGTATCTACCCGAAGCACACGCCTTTGATCACCCGTATCCGTCCGGGCGCGGTGCGCATCCAGGTGCTGGGCAAGTCGGAAGAAGAATTCGTCTTCGTCGCCGGCGGCCTGCTGGAAGTGCAGCCGAACGCCGTGACGGTCCTGGCCGACACCGCGATCCGCGGCGGCGACCTGGACGAAGCCAAGGCCCAGGCCGCCAAGAAACTGGCGGAAGAAAGCCTGGCCAACAACCAGACCGGCATCGACTACGCGAAAGCCCAGGCGGAACTGGCAGCGGCCATCGGCCAGCTGGCAGCCATCGCCAAACTGCGCCAGAACAAGCACTGA
- the atpD gene encoding F0F1 ATP synthase subunit beta, protein MADGKIVQCIGAVVDVEFPRNAMPKVFDALKMEGSELTLEVQQQLGDGIVRTIALGSSDGLRRGMTIQNTGKPIMVPVGKGTLGRIMDVLGNPIDERGPVPQDQIASIHRTPPAYDELSPSQDLLETGIKVIDLVCPFAKGGKVGLFGGAGVGKTVNMMELINNIAKAHSGLSVFAGVGERTREGNDFYHEMADAKVVDLDNLGNSKVAMVYGQMNEPPGNRLRVALTGLTIAESFRDEGKDVLFFVDNIYRFTLAGTEVSALLGRMPSAVGYQPTLAEEMGRLQERITSTKTGSITSIQAVYVPADDLTDPSPATTFGHLDSTVVLSRDIASLGIYPAVDPLDSTSRQLDPLVVGQDHYDTARAVQGTLQRYKELRDIIAILGMDELAPEDKLLVSRARKMQRFLSQPFHVAEVFTGAPGKYVSLKDTIKGFKMIASGELDHLPEQAFYMVGTIEEAIEKAKKLG, encoded by the coding sequence ATGGCTGATGGCAAAATCGTTCAGTGTATTGGCGCCGTGGTGGACGTGGAGTTCCCGCGCAACGCGATGCCTAAGGTTTTTGACGCGCTGAAAATGGAAGGCTCCGAGCTGACCCTGGAAGTTCAACAGCAGCTGGGCGACGGCATTGTCCGTACCATTGCGCTGGGTTCTTCCGACGGCCTGCGTCGCGGCATGACCATTCAGAACACGGGCAAGCCAATCATGGTGCCGGTCGGTAAAGGCACCCTGGGCCGCATTATGGACGTGCTGGGTAACCCGATCGACGAACGCGGCCCGGTGCCGCAAGACCAGATCGCTTCGATCCACCGCACGCCGCCTGCCTACGACGAACTGTCGCCGTCGCAGGACCTGCTGGAAACCGGCATCAAGGTGATCGACCTGGTGTGCCCGTTCGCCAAGGGCGGTAAAGTCGGCCTGTTCGGCGGCGCCGGCGTGGGCAAGACCGTCAACATGATGGAACTGATCAACAACATCGCCAAGGCGCACTCGGGTCTGTCCGTGTTCGCCGGCGTGGGCGAGCGTACCCGTGAAGGTAACGACTTCTACCACGAGATGGCCGATGCGAAGGTCGTCGACCTGGACAACCTGGGCAACTCCAAAGTGGCCATGGTGTACGGCCAGATGAACGAGCCGCCGGGCAACCGCCTGCGCGTGGCACTGACCGGCCTGACGATCGCGGAATCGTTCCGTGACGAAGGCAAGGACGTGCTGTTCTTCGTCGACAACATCTACCGCTTCACGCTGGCCGGTACCGAAGTGTCCGCACTGCTGGGCCGTATGCCTTCCGCCGTGGGCTACCAGCCGACGCTGGCCGAGGAAATGGGCCGCCTGCAGGAGCGCATCACGTCGACCAAGACCGGTTCGATCACGTCGATCCAGGCCGTCTACGTTCCCGCGGATGACTTGACCGACCCGTCGCCTGCGACGACCTTCGGTCACCTCGATTCCACCGTCGTTCTGTCGCGTGACATCGCCTCGCTGGGTATCTACCCGGCCGTGGACCCGCTGGACTCGACTTCCCGCCAGCTGGATCCGCTGGTCGTGGGCCAGGACCACTACGACACGGCCCGCGCCGTGCAGGGCACGCTGCAGCGCTACAAGGAACTGCGTGACATCATCGCGATTCTGGGCATGGACGAGCTGGCACCGGAAGACAAGCTGCTGGTTTCGCGCGCACGTAAGATGCAGCGTTTCCTGTCGCAGCCGTTCCACGTTGCCGAAGTCTTCACCGGCGCACCGGGCAAGTACGTTTCGCTGAAAGACACGATCAAGGGCTTCAAGATGATCGCTTCCGGCGAACTGGATCACCTGCCGGAGCAGGCGTTCTACATGGTCGGCACGATCGAAGAAGCCATCGAAAAAGCCAAGAAGCTCGGCTAA
- the atpG gene encoding F0F1 ATP synthase subunit gamma: MAVGKEIRGKIKSVENTKKITKAMEMVAASKMRKAQDRMRAARPYADKIRNIAANLAGANPEYTHPFLADAQGTQARAVGFIIITTDKGLCGGMNTNVLRAVTNKTKELEAAGNKVEAVAIGNKGLGFLNRIGVPVVAQATQIGDTPHLEKLIGPVKVMLEKFQEGKLDAVYLCYTKFINTMKQEPMVEQLLPLTAEKREADKGGINWDYIYEPDAATVIDELLERYVEALVYQSVAENLASEQSARMVAMKAASDNAGSVIGELKLVYNKTRQAAITKELSEIVAGAAAV; this comes from the coding sequence ATGGCAGTAGGCAAAGAGATACGTGGCAAGATCAAGAGCGTAGAGAATACGAAGAAGATCACGAAGGCGATGGAAATGGTCGCCGCATCGAAAATGCGCAAGGCGCAGGATCGCATGCGCGCCGCCCGTCCCTATGCGGACAAGATTCGTAACATCGCCGCGAACCTGGCTGGCGCCAATCCCGAGTACACGCACCCGTTCCTGGCTGATGCCCAGGGCACGCAGGCAAGAGCCGTCGGTTTCATCATCATCACGACCGACAAGGGTCTGTGCGGTGGCATGAACACCAATGTGCTGCGCGCGGTGACGAACAAGACGAAGGAACTGGAAGCGGCCGGCAATAAAGTTGAAGCGGTCGCGATCGGCAACAAGGGTCTCGGTTTCCTGAACCGCATCGGTGTGCCCGTGGTGGCACAGGCGACGCAGATCGGCGATACCCCGCACCTGGAAAAGCTGATCGGCCCCGTGAAAGTCATGCTGGAGAAGTTCCAGGAAGGCAAGCTGGACGCCGTTTACCTGTGCTACACCAAGTTCATCAACACGATGAAGCAGGAACCGATGGTCGAACAGCTGCTGCCGCTGACGGCGGAAAAGCGCGAAGCGGACAAGGGCGGCATCAACTGGGATTACATCTACGAACCGGATGCAGCGACCGTCATCGACGAACTGCTGGAACGTTACGTGGAAGCCCTGGTGTACCAGTCCGTGGCGGAAAACCTCGCGTCCGAGCAATCGGCGCGGATGGTGGCAATGAAGGCCGCCAGCGACAACGCCGGCAGTGTGATCGGCGAACTGAAGCTGGTGTACAACAAGACCCGTCAGGCAGCCATTACCAAAGAACTCTCTGAAATCGTGGCCGGTGCGGCAGCGGTTTAA
- the atpA gene encoding F0F1 ATP synthase subunit alpha, producing MQLNPSEISELIKSRIQGIDSGAEVRNQGTVISVADGICRIHGLSEVMQGEMLEFPGNTFGLAMNLERDSVGAVILGAYEHISEGDTVKCTRRILEVPVGPELRGRVVNALGQPIDGKGPIDAKLTSPIEKIAPGVIARESVSQPMQTGLKSIDAMVPIGRGQRELIIGDRQTGKSAVAVDAIINQKGQGMTCIYVAIGQKASTIKNIVRSLEQHGAMEYTIVVAATASESAAMQYISAYSGCTMGEYFRDRGEDALIVYDDLSKQAVAYRQISLLLRRPPGREAYPGDVFYLHSRLLERAARVNADYVSNFTDGAVTGKTGSLTALPIIETQAGDVSAFVPTNVISITDGQIFLETSLFNAGVRPAINAGISVSRVGGAAQTKVIKGLSGGIRTDLAQYRELAAFAQFASDLDESTRKQLDRGARVTELLKQQQYSPLSISLMAASLFAVNKGFLDDIAVKQVLPFEAGLHSYLKAKNAALLSKIEESKQLDKDSEATLSAAIADFKKSGAF from the coding sequence ATGCAACTCAACCCATCTGAAATCAGCGAGCTGATCAAGAGCCGGATCCAAGGCATTGACAGCGGCGCTGAAGTGCGCAATCAAGGCACCGTCATCTCGGTTGCCGACGGTATCTGCCGCATCCACGGTCTGTCCGAAGTGATGCAAGGCGAGATGCTCGAATTCCCGGGCAACACGTTCGGCCTGGCCATGAACCTGGAGCGCGACTCCGTCGGCGCCGTGATCCTGGGTGCTTACGAGCACATCTCGGAAGGCGACACCGTCAAGTGCACGCGCCGCATCCTGGAAGTGCCGGTCGGTCCGGAACTGCGCGGCCGCGTGGTCAACGCGCTGGGCCAGCCGATCGACGGCAAGGGCCCGATCGATGCGAAGCTGACCTCGCCGATCGAAAAGATCGCTCCGGGCGTGATCGCCCGTGAGTCCGTGTCGCAGCCAATGCAGACCGGCCTGAAGTCGATCGACGCGATGGTGCCGATCGGCCGTGGCCAGCGCGAGCTGATCATCGGCGACCGCCAGACCGGTAAATCGGCTGTCGCAGTCGATGCGATCATCAACCAGAAGGGCCAGGGCATGACGTGTATCTACGTCGCCATCGGCCAGAAGGCTTCCACGATCAAGAACATCGTCCGCTCGCTGGAACAGCACGGCGCGATGGAATACACGATCGTCGTCGCCGCTACGGCATCCGAATCGGCTGCCATGCAGTACATCTCGGCCTACTCGGGCTGCACGATGGGCGAATACTTCCGCGACCGCGGCGAAGATGCGCTGATCGTGTATGACGATCTGTCCAAGCAAGCCGTTGCCTATCGCCAGATTTCGCTGCTGCTGCGCCGTCCGCCAGGCCGCGAAGCCTACCCTGGCGACGTGTTCTACCTGCACAGCCGCCTGCTGGAACGCGCAGCCCGCGTGAACGCCGACTACGTGTCGAACTTCACCGACGGCGCCGTGACCGGTAAGACCGGTTCGTTGACCGCGCTGCCGATCATCGAAACGCAAGCCGGCGACGTGTCCGCCTTCGTGCCGACCAACGTGATTTCGATCACCGACGGCCAGATCTTCCTGGAAACGTCGCTGTTCAACGCGGGCGTCCGTCCGGCGATCAACGCCGGTATCTCGGTGTCGCGCGTCGGTGGCGCCGCCCAGACCAAGGTCATCAAGGGCCTGTCCGGCGGTATCCGTACCGACCTGGCGCAGTACCGTGAACTGGCTGCGTTCGCGCAGTTCGCTTCCGACCTGGACGAATCGACCCGCAAGCAGCTGGACCGCGGTGCCCGCGTGACCGAACTGCTGAAGCAGCAGCAATACTCGCCGCTGTCGATCTCGCTGATGGCCGCGTCGCTGTTCGCCGTGAACAAGGGCTTCCTGGACGATATCGCCGTCAAGCAAGTGCTGCCGTTCGAAGCGGGCCTGCACTCGTACCTGAAGGCCAAGAACGCCGCCCTGCTGTCGAAGATCGAAGAAAGCAAGCAACTGGACAAGGACAGCGAAGCTACGCTGTCCGCGGCCATCGCTGATTTCAAGAAATCCGGCGCATTTTAA
- a CDS encoding F0F1 ATP synthase subunit delta, whose amino-acid sequence MAELATVARPYAEALFRVAQAGNLAQWSDLVSELAQIGSHEEVLAYARNPKVSDSDVLATVTSLLKSPLTAEANNFLSTLIENGRLALLPEIGTQFNDLKNGVEGAADADITSAFDLDGGQVAALVATLEKKFGRKLNPQVTVDPALIGGVRVVVGDEVLDTSVRAKLEQMRVALTS is encoded by the coding sequence ATGGCTGAACTCGCAACCGTCGCTCGTCCTTACGCGGAAGCCCTCTTCCGCGTAGCCCAGGCTGGCAACCTCGCGCAATGGTCCGATCTGGTGTCCGAACTGGCCCAGATCGGTTCGCACGAAGAGGTGCTGGCATATGCCCGCAACCCGAAGGTGTCGGACAGCGATGTGCTGGCCACCGTCACCTCCCTGCTGAAATCGCCGCTGACCGCGGAAGCGAACAATTTTCTCTCGACGCTGATCGAAAACGGCCGCCTCGCATTGCTGCCGGAAATCGGCACCCAATTCAACGACCTGAAAAACGGCGTGGAAGGTGCGGCGGATGCCGACATCACGAGCGCATTCGATCTGGACGGCGGCCAAGTCGCTGCCCTGGTCGCGACGCTGGAAAAGAAATTCGGCCGCAAGCTGAACCCGCAAGTCACGGTCGATCCAGCGTTGATCGGCGGCGTGCGCGTGGTGGTCGGTGACGAAGTGCTGGACACTTCGGTACGCGCCAAGCTCGAACAGATGCGCGTCGCGCTGACGTCGTAA
- a CDS encoding F0F1 ATP synthase subunit B: MNINMSLIGQMITFAVLVWFSMKFVFPALNSALDERAKRIADGLAAADQGQASMAAAEKRAAEALTSARDEAASRVADAEKRAQLIAEEIKANAKAEADRIIATAKAEADQQVTQAREQLRAQVADLAVKGAEQILKREVNASAHADLLNRLATEL, encoded by the coding sequence ATGAACATCAATATGTCTCTCATCGGCCAGATGATCACCTTCGCGGTGCTCGTCTGGTTCTCGATGAAATTCGTATTCCCGGCGCTGAACAGCGCGCTGGATGAGCGTGCCAAGCGTATCGCGGATGGTCTGGCTGCTGCCGACCAGGGCCAGGCTTCGATGGCGGCTGCTGAAAAGCGCGCCGCGGAAGCCCTGACCTCCGCGCGTGACGAAGCTGCGTCGCGCGTCGCGGACGCTGAAAAGCGTGCTCAGCTGATCGCTGAAGAAATCAAGGCCAATGCCAAAGCCGAAGCGGATCGCATCATCGCGACCGCCAAGGCAGAAGCCGACCAGCAGGTTACCCAGGCACGCGAGCAACTGCGTGCCCAGGTGGCGGACCTGGCAGTCAAGGGCGCCGAGCAAATCCTGAAGCGCGAAGTCAACGCGTCGGCCCACGCCGACCTGCTGAATCGCCTTGCGACCGAGCTGTAA
- the atpE gene encoding F0F1 ATP synthase subunit C, whose product MQAQLIAQIQSNTVLAVAIIIGLAAIGTALGFAILGGKFLEASARQPELMPQLQTKLFVIAGLLDAISMIGVGVALLFTFNNPFLTALTNAVAQ is encoded by the coding sequence ATGCAAGCTCAACTGATCGCCCAAATCCAAAGCAACACCGTTCTGGCCGTCGCCATCATCATCGGCCTGGCTGCCATCGGCACCGCTCTGGGCTTCGCAATCCTGGGTGGCAAGTTCCTGGAAGCTTCGGCACGTCAGCCTGAACTGATGCCGCAACTGCAAACCAAGCTGTTCGTTATCGCCGGCCTGCTGGATGCGATCTCCATGATCGGCGTTGGTGTTGCTCTGCTGTTCACGTTCAACAACCCATTCCTGACCGCCCTGACCAACGCCGTAGCTCAGTAA
- the atpB gene encoding F0F1 ATP synthase subunit A translates to MTTEHAGGHAAPANATEYIQHHLSHLQSADGMWNLDTFWISAILGFVFLGVFYMASKRATAGVPGKLQNFVEWIMELVNDTVNSAFHAKSAVIAPLAITIFVWVWLMNAMDFLPVDLLPRVLEFFGVYKLRVVPTADVNHTFAMSFGVLLCIIGFSIKAKGVGGWGKELLTTPFHAHGFAAILLAPVNFLFQMLELLAKPISLSLRLFGNMYAGELIFILIALLPWWAQWLLGGPWAIFHILIVTLQAFVFMALTVVYLSLAVEKH, encoded by the coding sequence ATGACGACTGAACACGCGGGGGGCCACGCGGCTCCGGCTAACGCCACCGAGTACATCCAGCACCACCTCTCCCACCTACAATCCGCCGATGGCATGTGGAATCTGGACACGTTCTGGATCTCCGCCATCCTGGGCTTTGTGTTCCTGGGTGTGTTCTACATGGCTTCCAAGCGCGCCACTGCGGGCGTGCCGGGCAAGCTGCAGAATTTCGTCGAATGGATCATGGAGCTGGTCAACGACACCGTCAACAGCGCCTTTCACGCGAAAAGCGCCGTGATCGCACCGCTGGCCATCACGATCTTCGTGTGGGTCTGGCTGATGAATGCGATGGACTTCCTGCCGGTCGACCTGCTGCCGCGTGTCCTGGAATTCTTCGGTGTGTACAAGCTGCGCGTCGTGCCGACCGCCGACGTGAATCACACCTTCGCCATGTCGTTCGGCGTCCTGCTGTGCATTATCGGCTTTTCCATCAAGGCCAAGGGCGTTGGCGGCTGGGGCAAGGAACTGCTGACCACGCCGTTCCACGCACACGGCTTCGCGGCGATCTTGCTGGCACCGGTCAATTTCCTGTTCCAGATGCTGGAACTGCTGGCCAAGCCGATTTCGCTGTCGCTGCGACTGTTCGGCAACATGTATGCCGGCGAACTGATTTTCATCCTGATCGCGCTGCTGCCTTGGTGGGCACAGTGGCTGCTGGGTGGTCCATGGGCAATCTTCCACATCCTGATTGTGACGCTGCAGGCCTTCGTCTTCATGGCCCTGACGGTTGTGTACCTCAGCCTCGCGGTCGAGAAACACTAA
- a CDS encoding ATP synthase subunit I: MSDSAAGIARPVFRIVALQLTIAVLFSALVALFAGMEKGWSAAMGGGITVAGSLVYALIVARGNGDAKAVFRRHFRAEMIKVFITAVLFITTLVLFPSAAWLWLILGFAVTTLAYWFALLAV, translated from the coding sequence GTGAGTGATTCTGCAGCAGGTATCGCCCGGCCGGTCTTTCGCATCGTCGCTCTGCAACTGACAATCGCCGTCCTGTTTTCCGCCCTCGTTGCGCTTTTCGCCGGGATGGAAAAAGGCTGGTCCGCTGCCATGGGCGGCGGGATCACGGTGGCGGGCAGCTTGGTCTACGCGCTGATCGTCGCACGCGGCAACGGTGACGCCAAGGCAGTCTTCCGGCGGCATTTTCGCGCCGAGATGATAAAAGTATTCATTACAGCAGTTCTGTTCATAACGACGCTGGTGCTGTTTCCATCGGCGGCCTGGTTATGGCTGATCTTGGGTTTTGCGGTGACGACATTGGCATATTGGTTTGCATTGCTCGCAGTGTGA